In Nitrospirae bacterium YQR-1, a single genomic region encodes these proteins:
- a CDS encoding HDOD domain-containing protein, producing MSATVSELETITVMVTEYVFDEESSVKSSATHIIKKLNDVLLQKNRGIMIKDYKNRTVYSFEDSGSALGTAHKITELMDKYNNLKMSSKSVTTKIVIHSGAGTLYTDVESSGLSAVAIVMLSSLKAQGIYLTEDTYNVLDSEDKELCKFESTLEIKGLGAIKIYKVSHGKQEIMQAVQVAEVIPVPIDQTIYVQQVPVVGSRHRSAVETIQGKFTSSGGFPIMSKTVDILMKLPVNVLQDDTHIANVTNSILTDYGLTSKILAIVNTSYYTQYGGKVGTISRALMLLGFIQVRNAALSLILFEGIVDKNLANEIKQLIVGSLIKANIARSLAGKIVTADPEEAFICAMLHDLGKIMVAYFLPEEHRAISEKTTKEQLNENTASAAVLGISYEDLSVSIAREWSLPEHIIHSMKLVDKANLFKPITNIDKSHMLVSYSTDLGSVILDQALTNTQKRNSISDLTKQYNICFNITEQQIKGLYDSLLKELNVFLRVYESQAKKDPIIEKVSNFLKNARASQFAVSEKSQQIDSIEIVETEILGLSKAAAEVNTEEESLMKGLSDIVGALTGEYTVNDVLRIILEIMYHTMGFSRVFICIRNPKTNMMEARFGFGSDVEKIIRIFKFSITVSEDIFNSSLINNTDILVADSTLKDARSRIPDWYLNTINAHSFTALPIVLNDKPIGMIYGDVIYGGSSSLKAEMIWNLKIMRKLALLAFKQKLQG from the coding sequence ATGAGTGCAACAGTGTCAGAATTAGAAACAATAACCGTAATGGTGACAGAGTATGTCTTTGATGAGGAGAGCTCTGTGAAATCATCCGCCACTCATATTATCAAAAAACTAAACGATGTTTTGCTTCAGAAAAATCGTGGAATTATGATAAAAGATTACAAAAACCGCACGGTGTATTCCTTTGAGGATAGCGGCAGTGCCCTTGGAACAGCCCACAAAATAACGGAATTAATGGATAAGTATAATAATCTGAAGATGAGCTCAAAATCAGTAACCACAAAAATAGTGATTCACTCAGGTGCTGGTACACTCTATACTGATGTTGAATCATCCGGTCTGTCGGCTGTGGCAATAGTGATGCTATCGTCATTAAAAGCTCAAGGCATATATCTAACCGAGGATACGTACAATGTATTGGATAGCGAAGATAAAGAACTGTGCAAGTTTGAAAGTACCCTTGAGATAAAAGGGTTGGGTGCTATAAAAATATACAAAGTCAGCCATGGAAAACAAGAAATTATGCAGGCGGTACAAGTGGCGGAGGTGATACCGGTGCCTATTGACCAAACTATATATGTGCAACAGGTACCGGTGGTGGGGAGCAGACACAGAAGTGCCGTTGAGACAATACAGGGCAAATTTACATCAAGCGGCGGATTTCCAATTATGAGTAAAACTGTGGATATTTTGATGAAATTACCGGTAAATGTCCTCCAGGACGACACACACATAGCCAATGTTACAAACTCGATATTGACCGATTATGGCCTGACCAGTAAAATCCTTGCCATTGTAAACACATCATACTATACTCAGTATGGTGGTAAGGTTGGTACCATATCAAGGGCGCTGATGCTGCTTGGGTTTATTCAGGTAAGAAATGCCGCCCTCTCTCTGATCCTCTTTGAGGGTATAGTGGATAAAAACCTTGCTAATGAGATTAAGCAGTTGATAGTTGGTTCCCTTATAAAGGCCAACATAGCAAGGTCTCTGGCAGGAAAAATCGTAACCGCCGATCCTGAGGAGGCCTTTATCTGTGCCATGTTACATGATTTGGGAAAAATCATGGTAGCATATTTTCTTCCGGAGGAACACAGGGCGATATCAGAAAAAACTACAAAAGAGCAACTTAATGAAAACACAGCCTCAGCAGCGGTTTTGGGTATATCATACGAGGACCTTAGCGTAAGCATAGCACGGGAATGGTCACTTCCTGAGCATATAATTCACAGCATGAAACTCGTTGACAAGGCAAATCTCTTTAAACCTATAACAAACATAGATAAGAGCCACATGCTGGTTTCCTATTCAACTGATTTAGGCTCTGTAATACTGGACCAGGCCCTTACAAATACTCAGAAGCGAAATTCCATAAGCGATCTAACAAAACAGTACAACATTTGCTTTAACATAACCGAACAGCAAATCAAAGGCCTGTACGACAGCCTTCTTAAGGAGCTCAACGTCTTTCTCAGGGTTTATGAGTCACAGGCTAAAAAAGACCCGATTATAGAAAAAGTAAGCAATTTTTTGAAAAATGCTAGGGCATCTCAATTTGCTGTAAGTGAAAAGAGCCAACAGATAGACTCCATAGAAATTGTGGAGACTGAAATCTTAGGGCTCTCTAAAGCAGCGGCTGAAGTTAACACGGAAGAAGAAAGCCTGATGAAAGGACTATCTGATATAGTTGGAGCACTGACGGGAGAATATACCGTAAATGATGTTTTAAGGATAATCCTTGAGATTATGTATCACACTATGGGGTTCTCCCGTGTGTTTATTTGTATAAGAAACCCTAAGACAAATATGATGGAAGCAAGATTCGGGTTTGGTTCAGATGTTGAGAAAATCATAAGAATTTTTAAGTTCTCAATAACTGTCTCTGAGGACATATTTAACTCGTCACTGATTAATAATACTGACATACTTGTGGCGGATTCAACTCTGAAAGATGCCCGCAGCCGTATTCCCGACTGGTATCTGAACACGATAAATGCCCATTCATTTACAGCTCTGCCTATTGTACTTAATGATAAACCGATAGGAATGATATACGGAGACGTTATCTATGGAGGGAGTTCTTCACTTAAGGCGGAGATGATCTGGAATCTTAAAATAATGAGAAAATTGGCTCTTTTAGCTTTTAAGCAGAAGCTCCAGGGATAA
- a CDS encoding FecR family protein, with product MNIKKIILLLLVVVVSVVIYGLVTAYLRHNNLKNKYIINNMEGFVKVRKQGQPERRAVVHDELEPGDVIKCMYNSKADVLLKKGTAVRVKGNSAIKVEEVTPEGNPVIKLSKGSVLSKVTRSLSAAKAVKTKVFTVKTPNAVAGVRGTSFLVKYNDDNEIPDLSREIISTTEVAVLDGTVSFYVNSSSVEVDISGGKRVVLEHFSSTPKISSVTADDKKRLEEIGEIKTELNFFDSFLPDIKKSFNLIVCRKVADLTKTEMGNIETALISYSYGHEQKMPERLSDIDMQGKKELYDSCGLPYLYKKINSYTAEIRSAGSDMEFFTDDDIVKTVTFR from the coding sequence ATGAACATCAAAAAGATAATATTACTTTTGTTGGTAGTTGTGGTTTCTGTTGTTATCTATGGCCTTGTAACAGCATACCTCCGGCACAATAACTTAAAAAATAAATATATAATAAACAATATGGAGGGTTTCGTTAAAGTACGAAAGCAGGGACAGCCTGAGCGCAGAGCCGTTGTGCATGATGAATTGGAGCCTGGGGATGTTATAAAGTGTATGTATAATTCTAAGGCGGATGTATTATTAAAGAAAGGGACTGCTGTCAGGGTGAAAGGTAACTCCGCCATTAAGGTTGAGGAGGTAACTCCTGAGGGTAATCCTGTTATAAAATTGTCTAAAGGTTCGGTATTATCAAAAGTGACAAGGAGTCTTTCAGCTGCTAAAGCTGTAAAGACAAAAGTGTTTACAGTAAAAACACCAAATGCAGTTGCCGGAGTGAGGGGTACATCTTTTTTAGTGAAATACAATGATGATAATGAAATCCCTGATTTAAGCAGAGAGATAATCTCTACTACAGAGGTTGCAGTGTTGGATGGAACTGTGAGTTTTTATGTTAATAGCAGCTCAGTTGAGGTTGATATAAGTGGAGGTAAAAGGGTAGTTCTGGAGCATTTTTCATCAACACCTAAGATATCATCTGTTACCGCCGACGACAAGAAGAGGTTAGAGGAAATTGGGGAGATTAAAACCGAACTGAATTTTTTTGATTCCTTTCTTCCTGATATAAAGAAATCGTTTAATCTGATAGTCTGCCGGAAAGTTGCCGACCTTACAAAGACAGAGATGGGTAACATAGAAACCGCCCTGATTAGCTACAGTTATGGACATGAACAGAAAATGCCGGAGAGACTTAGTGATATCGATATGCAGGGCAAAAAAGAATTATATGACTCCTGCGGGCTGCCATATTTATACAAAAAAATCAACTCATATACTGCCGAGATAAGGTCGGCAGGCTCCGACATGGAATTTTTTACAGACGACGATATAGTAAAAACTGTAACCTTCAGGTAA
- a CDS encoding sensor domain-containing diguanylate cyclase gives MEEQEKTKEELLKELQQLKDDLTHYRRRERKCKECEANLKETEARFRLMADSAPVFIWMSDADGKRSYFNKVWLDYTGKTLEQESGDKWIDAVYSDDRENFEEIYNKHLQLREPYKVEYRLRRHDGVYRWILETATARFCLDNKFIGFIGSAVGITERKEAEARLHHIAHHDMLTGLPNRILFFDRLNNFIEQAKRYNHMLALLFLDLNRFKAVNDLYGHHAGDLLLKETSERLSECIRKSDTLARMGGDEFNIILSRISGKRDPRAVALKIIESLTAPFNIEGNECSVGTSIGISIYPLDASDAAVLIKKADEAMYKAKEKKTSSFEFCS, from the coding sequence ATGGAAGAGCAAGAGAAAACAAAAGAAGAATTGTTAAAAGAGCTGCAACAGCTTAAGGACGATTTAACTCACTACCGGAGACGTGAGCGTAAGTGTAAGGAGTGTGAGGCTAACCTTAAAGAGACAGAGGCCAGGTTCAGGCTTATGGCGGACTCTGCACCGGTCTTTATCTGGATGTCTGATGCAGACGGCAAGCGCAGTTATTTCAATAAAGTATGGCTTGACTACACCGGCAAGACACTTGAGCAGGAATCCGGTGATAAGTGGATTGACGCTGTTTATAGCGATGATAGAGAGAACTTTGAAGAGATTTATAACAAGCATTTGCAGTTGAGAGAACCGTATAAGGTAGAGTACCGGTTAAGGCGGCATGACGGGGTTTACCGCTGGATACTTGAAACCGCCACCGCCCGTTTCTGTTTGGACAATAAGTTTATAGGATTTATCGGTTCAGCGGTTGGTATAACCGAGAGAAAGGAAGCCGAAGCTCGTCTCCACCACATAGCCCACCATGACATGCTTACTGGACTGCCTAACAGGATACTTTTTTTTGACCGTCTCAATAACTTTATCGAACAGGCTAAACGGTATAACCACATGCTGGCTCTTCTGTTTCTTGATCTTAACCGGTTTAAGGCGGTAAATGACCTCTATGGGCATCATGCAGGAGACCTGCTTTTGAAGGAAACATCGGAGCGCCTGAGCGAGTGCATAAGAAAGTCCGACACACTTGCACGAATGGGAGGCGATGAATTTAATATAATCCTCTCACGAATAAGCGGAAAGCGTGACCCCAGAGCAGTTGCTTTAAAAATCATAGAATCACTTACGGCACCTTTCAATATTGAAGGGAACGAGTGCTCAGTCGGCACAAGCATCGGTATCAGCATTTACCCGCTTGATGCCTCAGATGCCGCTGTGTTGATTAAAAAAGCTGATGAGGCCATGTACAAGGCTAAAGAAAAGAAAACCAGTTCTTTTGAATTCTGTTCATAG
- a CDS encoding lytic transglycosylase domain-containing protein, with the protein MLLTGNGESFCFEEAGRSFGINPRLLYSIAEVESGLNQQARGININNTEDIGLMQVNSSWISKLSFDRERLFSDSCYNVRAGARILSGCINTYGYNWKAVGCYNAVSTTKRIAYSWKIFNALKAEKKHKYYASVMEHGIRVKIRSIYDD; encoded by the coding sequence TTGTTATTAACTGGAAATGGGGAAAGTTTTTGTTTTGAAGAGGCAGGGCGGAGTTTTGGGATAAATCCCCGTCTTCTTTATTCAATAGCGGAGGTGGAATCGGGGCTAAACCAACAAGCGAGGGGGATTAATATTAATAACACTGAGGATATCGGACTTATGCAGGTGAACTCCTCATGGATAAGTAAGCTTTCATTTGACAGGGAACGGTTGTTTTCCGATTCATGCTATAATGTAAGAGCCGGAGCGAGGATTTTAAGTGGCTGTATTAATACTTATGGTTATAACTGGAAGGCGGTTGGTTGCTACAATGCAGTGTCAACTACTAAAAGGATTGCCTATTCATGGAAAATATTTAATGCGCTAAAGGCTGAGAAAAAACACAAATACTATGCAAGTGTGATGGAGCATGGCATCAGAGTAAAAATCAGGAGCATATATGATGATTAA
- a CDS encoding radical SAM protein: MEVKRFQSGKFPYSYKDKIRALIEQEQGATIKNHGGKHRLCLAYPNSYHVGMSNLGFRIIYSMINERNDALCERTFLPEPDICDEFKRTGTVLFSYESLTPLTAFDIVALSVSYENDYINVLKILELAKIPLYAKDRNDTHPLVIMGGPCAFMNPQPLAPFFDVVFAGEGEPLIESFFSKLDKSSGKTALLNSLKGEPGFYLPADTPEKVKRVFAGDLNKLRVPSQLLSQNTEFSNMYLIEAMRGCPWKCRFCAISSIYGPPRKRDLTSVKEEIDRVKPSCGRMGLIGPSLTDYPHIDEVLGIDGVEFSITSLRASHRSGEILSLMKEKQSVSIAPEAGSERLRAVINKKITHEDIITTCRLIFEKGISMLRLYFMTGLPTETHDDILEIIHLAGQIRGLSKSGQISITVSPFVPKAFTPFQWHPMESEQIIKQRLKTLKNGLKNYGIKLSYDAAGAAYLEGYFARAGKEAANVLNIMLQKKLNFKAASKEANIDYKKVLFGNRNFESSLPWDFIDCGTDKLKLWNEYMEALKGQGFRVDYSK, translated from the coding sequence ATGGAAGTTAAGAGGTTTCAATCCGGTAAGTTTCCATATAGTTATAAGGACAAAATACGGGCGCTTATCGAGCAGGAGCAAGGCGCCACAATAAAAAATCACGGCGGTAAGCATCGTCTGTGTCTGGCCTATCCAAACTCCTACCATGTGGGAATGTCAAACCTGGGCTTCAGAATTATCTATAGCATGATTAATGAAAGAAATGACGCCCTCTGTGAGCGCACGTTTCTGCCCGAACCCGACATATGCGATGAGTTTAAAAGAACCGGTACCGTGCTGTTTTCATATGAATCCCTCACACCTCTTACTGCTTTTGACATTGTAGCCTTATCTGTTTCTTATGAAAATGACTACATTAATGTCCTTAAAATACTTGAGCTTGCAAAAATCCCGCTTTATGCCAAAGACCGTAACGATACCCATCCGCTTGTTATCATGGGTGGCCCCTGTGCTTTTATGAACCCACAACCGCTTGCCCCGTTTTTTGATGTAGTGTTTGCCGGTGAGGGTGAGCCGCTTATTGAAAGTTTTTTTTCTAAACTTGACAAATCAAGCGGCAAAACCGCACTCCTCAATTCTCTTAAAGGGGAACCTGGTTTTTACTTGCCTGCTGATACCCCTGAGAAGGTAAAAAGAGTATTTGCCGGAGATTTAAATAAACTCAGAGTGCCCTCACAACTACTCAGCCAAAACACGGAGTTTTCCAATATGTATCTGATTGAGGCCATGAGGGGCTGCCCGTGGAAATGCCGTTTCTGTGCCATATCATCCATATACGGCCCGCCAAGAAAACGCGACCTTACATCTGTTAAAGAGGAAATTGATAGGGTTAAACCCTCCTGTGGCAGAATGGGACTGATAGGCCCGTCCCTGACTGATTACCCGCACATTGATGAGGTTCTGGGCATAGATGGTGTGGAGTTTTCGATAACATCCCTCAGGGCAAGCCACCGCAGCGGTGAAATCCTGTCTCTTATGAAAGAAAAACAAAGCGTCTCGATAGCTCCGGAGGCAGGCTCCGAGCGCCTCAGGGCTGTTATAAATAAGAAAATTACACATGAGGATATTATCACCACCTGCCGTCTGATTTTTGAAAAAGGAATCAGTATGTTACGCCTTTATTTTATGACAGGACTTCCCACTGAGACACATGACGATATTTTAGAAATTATCCATCTTGCCGGGCAAATCAGAGGACTTTCAAAAAGCGGACAGATTTCCATCACCGTGTCCCCGTTTGTGCCAAAGGCTTTTACACCTTTTCAGTGGCATCCGATGGAAAGTGAACAGATAATAAAGCAACGGTTAAAAACCCTTAAAAACGGGCTTAAAAACTATGGGATAAAACTCTCTTATGATGCAGCCGGAGCTGCATATCTTGAAGGATACTTTGCGCGGGCAGGAAAAGAAGCCGCCAATGTTCTCAACATTATGCTGCAAAAGAAACTTAACTTTAAAGCTGCATCAAAAGAGGCAAACATAGATTATAAAAAAGTTCTCTTTGGTAACCGTAACTTTGAATCATCTCTGCCGTGGGATTTTATTGACTGCGGCACCGATAAACTAAAACTCTGGAATGAGTACATGGAAGCATTAAAAGGACAGGGATTTCGGGTGGATTATTCAAAGTAA